The nucleotide sequence TTGCGCTGCTCCTCGGCCGAGGCGCGGGCGAGGGCGGTCTCCTCCTCCAGGGCACGGGCGCGCAGAAGGTTGTCGCGGAACACGTGGACGGTGGCCGCCATCGCGCCGATCTCGTCCCGACGCCGGCCGAAGGGGATCGGCGAATCGGTATCGCCGCCCGCGAGACGCCGCATCGCCTCCGTCATCCGCTCGATCGGGCGCGACACGCCGACGAAGGAGAAGATCATCGCGCCGACCGCCGTCAGGGTCGTGATGCAGAGCGCGGCCAGGGTGATGCGTATCGCGGTGGCCTGCTCGGCACGGACGGCGGCATCGGCGGCCTTGCTCCCCTCGATGTTGACGTCGACGAGGGCCCGCGCCGCATCGGAAACCGCGAGATAGCGCGCGTTCATGGATCCGCGGAAATGGGCGAGCGCCTCGTTCTGCCGGTCGCTCGGGAAGGCGCGCAGCCGGTCCCATTCCGGCTTCAGCAAGTCGAGCTTGGCCAGGAGATCGTCGTAGGCCCGCCGCTCCTGCGCGGACGAGATCAGCGCCGCATAGGCCGCGACCTTGGCGTTGCGGTCGCGCATGAAGGTCGCGACCTTCTCGGCGTAGCCCGCCCGTGCCGCTTCGTCCTCGGCCGTGACGTAACGGAACTGCCAGAGCCGCGTCCGGATCACGAGGGCGTTGATGGTGTGGGCCTCGTTGATCGACGGAATGGTGTTGTCGAGGAGGCTCGACGTTCGCGCGCCGATCGCGTCGAGCTTGATCAGGGCGAGGACGCCCTGCCCGACCGCCAGCAGCAGCATGAGCGCGAACAGGCCCGCGAGGGTGCGCTTGAGTGTCATCGTCATGGGAAGCATGCGCCTTTCCTTGGCTCATGCACGCATTGCGCTGCGACAATTAATGAGCTGCAAATTCGAGAGAGATCCGTTGAAACGATGGTAAACGCCAAGGCACACAGATATGCGTCGAGATAATCCTCGTATATCCAAGGAAATTTGGCGATATGCTTTAATTCGAACGATCCAGCTCCGCACGTTCGGTATGGCGCTCCCCTGGTTCCGCCCGCTCCGCCAACCGGATTTGTGATCATCCTCCGATGGGCGCATGCGGCCACCGCGGGCCGCTAGAGCATCCTCCCGAAAGGCGGCCTCCGGCTTTCGGAAAAAGACGATGCAAAAACAAGAGTCCAGCGCATCCCTGCCGGCTGTCGGTGCCCGGCGAGGCCGCCTCCCGAACGGTGACTGCCGGGATGCTGCCGAACGAAAGCCTTCCCCCGTCGGCGGAAGGCACATTCCGCCGCGAACCCGGAGCCTCCGCCGTCAGGCGGCGGAGGCCACCGCCGGCGAGATCATTTTCCGCGCGCGTCTGTCCTCGGTGCTGCCGAGGAAGGCCTGGGCCTCCTCCTTGCGCTCGAAGACGTGGGGGGCGACGCCGCGCTTGGTCAGGGCCTCCTCCATCTTCAGGCGCAGGAAGGCGCTGGTCGCGTAGCGGGTCGTCGTCGCGTAGTAGTTCGCCTGGAGATACTGGATCATCCCGGCATAGTCGTCGTAGAGGTTCTCGTTGAGCCGGAAGCCGTCGTGGTTGATCACGGCGTTGACCCGCTGGCCGGCCTTCCGGCAGGCCTCGACGATGGTCATGCGCAACTCGTCCATGTCGCTCTTCACCCGGCAGTACCAGCCCTCCAGGTTGATGAAGAGGATGTTGCGCTCGGCATCCAGGCTGACGCGCGACGTGAGATCGAGGTTGAGCAGGTCCGAGATCAGGCCCATCGGCCCGTCGCGGAAGATGCGGGCGTCCATCGTCACCGGATTGCGCACCACGGGGGCGAAATCCATGTGGGCGAGGATGTCGCGCTCGATGTCGATCCCGGGCGCCACCTCGATCAGTTCGAGCCCGTCCTTCGTGAGCTGGAACACGCAGCGCTCGGTCACGTAGATCACCGGCTGCGCGCGCTCGACCGCGTAGGGGCCGGAGAAGGTGTTCTGCTGCACCTGGGTGACGAACTTCCGGGCCCGGCCCTCGGTGACGATCTTCACTTGGCCCTCTTGCACGGCGATCTCCAGGCCGCCCGCGGTGAAGGTGCCGGCGAAGACGACCGAGCGGGCGTTCTGCGAAATGTTGATGAAGCCGCCGCAGCCGTTGAGCTTGCCCCCGAACTTCGAGGTGTTGACGTTGCCGGCGCCGTCGCACTCGGCCATGCCGAGGCAGGTCATGTCGAGGCCGCCGCCGTCGTAGAAGTCGAACATCTGGTTCTGGTCGATGATGCAGTCGGCATTCGTCGCCGCGCCGAAGCTGGAACCGGAGGCCAGCACCCCGCCGACCGCGCCGGCCTCGGTGGTCAGCGTGATGTAGGGGGTGATCTTTTCCTCGTTCGCCACGGAGGAAATGCCCTCGGGCGCACCGACGCCGAGATTGACCACGCCGTTGGGCGGCAGTTCGAAGGCGGCGCGCCGCGCGATGATCTTGCGCTCGTTGAGCGGCATCCGCTTGATGCCGGTGACCGGCACCCGGATCTCGCCGGCGAGCGCCGCATCGTACACGACGCCGTAGTTCATGCGGTGCATCTCGGGCTCGGCGACCACCACGCAATCCACGAGGATGCCGGGGACGCGGACATCCTTGGGCAGCAGGTAGCCGTCGTCGACGATGCGCTCGACCTGGGCGACGACGATGCCGCCGTTGTTGCGCGCGGCCATGGCCTGGGCGAGGCAGTCGAGGGTCAGCGCCTCCTTCTCGAAGCTCAGGTTGCCCGACGGGTCGGCGGAGGTGGCGCGGATGAAGGCCACATCGATCTTGGTGGCGGTGTAGAACAGCCACTCCTCGCCATCGACCTCCACCAGCTTGACGATGTCCTCGGTGGTCAGGTCGTTGACCTTGGCCCCGCCGTGGCGCGGATCGACGTAGGTCTTCAGGCCCACCTTCGAGAACAGCCCCGGCTGGCCGGCGGCGCAGGCGCGGTAGAGCTGCGAGATCACGCCCTGCGGCAGGTTGTAGCCGCGGATCAGGTTGGCCTGCGCAGCCTGGGCGACCTTGGGCATGCGCCCGAAATTGGCGGCGATGACCCGCGACAGCAGTCCGTCATGGTGCAGGCGGCCAGTGCCGAGGCCTTTCGAGTCGCCCGCGCCCGCGGTCATGATCAGGGTGAGGCCCCGCGGCGAACCGGTGTCGACGAAGCGCTTTTCGAGGGCCGCGTGCAGCGCCTCCGGGATGCAGCTCTGGACGAAGCCGGTGGTGGTCAGGACATCGTTCTCGCGGATCAGCGCGATCGCCTCCTCGGCCGTGATGACCTTGTTCTTCTTCATGGGACCGCCGTCCTCCGCTCGCCTTCGGTCCGGCCGGGCGGTGCCCTCCGCCTCTTGCCGTCTCCACCCGACATCCTCCCGGCCGCCCGCGAAAATTCGGACGGCTTCCGCCGCCGGCCAGCCGGTCGAATCCTGCATGCATTCATCGTTGCGGCGCATCGATATGCTGTCGCACTGCAATAAACTGCACGTCTTTCGTGAGATAATACCGCAGAACCCCGGCAGCGTATGCCTGAAAAACTCTTCGTTCCAGCTTGAGAAAAATTGCAGGGCTTTTCACCCCGATCGTCGGCAGGCCGCCCGCGCCGGGAAGCAGAGTCCCGCCGGGACAATCGCTCGAAGCCGCGTGAGCGGCTTCGCGGCGCCAAGAGGCACAATCAAGAGCGCCGCGCGGAGCGGGCTTTTCAGGACGGATGTCCTGAAAAGCGTCGAGCGGAGCGAGAGCCCAAGGAGCCGAGATGTCCGCGGAGGCGGGCGCCGGCGACTGAGAGCCTGTTTGACTGCGATCATCCCCTCCCCACCCTCATCCTGAGGTGCCGCGTGAGCGGCCTCGAAGGATGCTCCAGGGATCGCGCGGGATCTGGAGCACCCTTCGAGGCCTCCGCTGCGCTCCGGCACCTCAGGATGAGGGTCGGGATGGGAGTCATGGCTTTCCTCTCGCCTTGCCGTGGCCCGACGAAGACACGTCGGCCGGCCGAACAGGCTCTAAGAGTTATGCCTTTTAAGGTTCGTTTATATTAACTATATCCTTGCAATGAGCGAAGCATTGCAAGGATCCGATCCAGTCTGGTCTGCCGTCATTGAACGGTTCGAGAACTATGCGCCGACGAGCCTGATGGCCCGCACGGCCTTGGAACACGCGCTGCCGGCCGGCTGGATCGACGAGGTGTTCGAGCAGCATCGCCAGCGGCAATACACGCGGGAGTTGCTGTTCTCCACTGTCGTCAGGCTGACGATGCTCGTCGCTCTCGGCCTGCGCTCGTCGTTGCACGCCGCTGCGCGCGAAGCCGAAGACCTGACCGTCTCGCTGCCCGCCCTCTACGACAAGGTCAACCGCACCGAGCCCGACCTGCTGCGCGCCCTCGTGCGCGGCAGCGCGACCCGACTGGCCCCGGTGATGACCGCGGCGGGCACCGGCCATCCGAGCCTGCCGGGCTACGCACTGCGCGTGCTGGACGGCAACCATCTGCCCGGCAGCGACAAGCGCCTGAAGCCTCTGCGCGCGCATCGCGGCGCCGCCCTGCCGGGGCAGACCCTGGTCGTCTACGATCCCGATACCGGCCTGGCCGTCGATCTGGTGGCGGCCGAAGATGCTTATGCCGACGAACGGGCGCTGGCCCGGGCCCTCCTGGACGCTGCCGCGCCCGGTCAGGTCTGGGTTGCCGATCGGCACTTCTGTGTCCGGACCTGGCTGCAGGGTCTGGTTGAGGCAGGCAGCCACTTCGTGGTGCGTCGGCACGGCAACCATCCCCGCCTGGGCGCGCAGGGGGATTGGCAGGCGTGCGGCTCCTGCGAGACCGGCACACTGTGTGAGCAGAGCATTACGCTGGAGGGGAGCGGCGATGCGTGGCGGCGCATCGCGCTGAGCTTGACGGCGCCAACGACGGAGGGAGACCGGACGATCTGGCTGTGGAGCAACCTGCCGGCGAGCGTCAGTGCGGCGCAGATCGCGCAGGTGTATCGGCGACGCTGGCGGATCGAGGGTCTGTTCCTGCAGATGGAACGGGTGCTGCACAGCGAGGCCGGTCGCCTGGGTCGTCCGCGGGCGGCCCTGCTGGGGTTTGCCGCTGCCGTTCTGGCCCACAACGTGCTGAGCCTGCTGAGCGCGTGCATCGAGCAGGTGCACGGGCCCGAGCCGCGGGTCTCGGTGTTCCACCTGAGCCGTCAGATCGGTGCCGGCTACGAGGGGCTGATGGTGGCGCTCGGACACGGCTCTGTGTTGACGGGCCAGGAGGATGCGGCGAGCGTCGCGGCCCGCTTGCTCGCCTTGGCGGAGCGGGTCGACCCAGGGCGGATTGCAACCAGCCCGCGTGGTCCCAAGCGCAAGGTCGACAAGCCCTATGTAGCGGCGGCTACGGCCCGAAAACACGTCGCCACCGCCAGGGTCCTCGAAAAGGCCAAGCTAATGGCTAAGAAAACACCTTAAAAGGCATGGCTCTAAGAGTCCCGCCCGCCGCGCTTGCCCGCGCGGCAGCGCATGATTACGAGGGCCGGCGATGCCCGAGACACCCTTCGGGCTCATGCACGCTCGAAGACCTTTTTCGGAGACCTCCCATGGGCTTTCTCGCCGACGCCCTCTCGCGGGTGAAGCCGTCCGCGACCATCGCGATGACCCAGAAGGCGCGCGAGCTGAAAGCCTCGGGCGTCGACGTCATCAGCCTCTCGGTCGGCGAGCCGGACTTCGACACGCCCGACCACATCAAGGAGGCGGCGATCGACGCGATCCGCCGCGGCGAGACCAAGTACCCGCCCGTCTCCGGCATCAACCCGCTGCGCGAGGCCATCGTCAGGAAGTTCAAGCGCGAGAACGGGCTCGACTACAAGGTCTCCCAGACCATCGTCGGCACCGGCGGCAAGCACGTCATCTACAACGCCCTGCTCGCCACCCTGAACCCCGGCGACGAGGTGGTGATCCCGCGCCCCTACTGGGTCTCCTACCCGGAGATGGTGATCCTGTGCGGCGGCACGCCGGTCTTCGCCGACACCGACATGGCGCACGACTTCAAGCTGCAGCCGGAGGATCTCGAGCGCGTCGTCACGCCCAGGACCAAGTGGATCATCCTCAACTCGCCGTCGAACCCGTCGGGCGCCGCCTATACCCGCGACGAGATGAAGAAGATCACCGACGTGCTGATGCGCCATCCGCAGGTCTGGGTGCTCACCGACGACATGTACGAGCACCTGACCTACGGCGACTTCGCGTTCGTCACGCCGGCCCAGGTCGAGCCCGGCCTCTACGAGCGCACGCTGACCATGAACGGCGTCTCGAAGGCCTACGCCATGACCGGCTGGCGCATCGGCTACGCCGCCGGCCCGGAGCCGCTGATCAAGGCGATGGACTTCGTGCAGGGCCAGCAGACCTCGGGCGCCTCCTCGATCTCGCAATGGGCGGCGGTGGCCGCGCTCGACGGCACGCAGGCGCACCTCGCCCGCTTCAAGGCGGCGTTCCAGGAGCGGCGCGACCTCGTGGTCTCGATGCTGAACCAGTCGAACGGCCTCAAGTGCCCGGTGCCGGAGGGCGCGTTCTACGTCTACCCGTCCTGCGCCGAGCTGATCGGCAAGACCACCGAGAGCGGCAAGACCCTCGCCTCGGACGAGGACTTCGTCACCGAACTGCTCCAGGCCGAGGGCGTCGCCGCGGTCCACGGCTCGGCCTTCGGCTTGGGGCCCAACCTGCGCATCTCGTATGCCACCTCCAACAAGACCCTGGAGGAGGCCTGCCGGCGCATCCAGCGGTTCTGCGGTTCGCTGCGGTAGGTGCGCCGCCCGGCGGCTGTCGTGGCGTGGGACGGGCCTCCCGCGGCAGCCGCTGCGGCCTCAATCGACGGCAGTCCCTTCAAGCCAGGGATTCAGCACCACGACACGCGCCCTCCTGAAATCATCGACGTCGCGCGTCACGAGCGTCAGCCCATGCTGGAGCGCGGTCGCCGCGATGATGAGATCGGGTTGCGGAAAGGTGTGGCGAACCGTCCGGCCCTCCTCGACGAGCATTCGCCAGCGGAGCATGACATCTTCGCTGACCGGTAGGATGCGCTCCGCGAACATCGGCCGGATGCGGGCGTCGAGCCAGTTGCGAAGGGCTGCCCGCTTCGCTTCGTCATCCGCGCGCTCGATACCGTATCGTATCTCGGCCAAGCTGACCGTACTGACATGCAGGCTGACGAGCGGCTGAGTGCTGACGAAGGCGGTGACTCTCGGATTCGGGCGCGGTCGACGAAGTTCCGAGAGCACGTTCGTATCGAGGAGCCAACCCGTCACAAGATCGGATCGCGTACGGGCATTGGAAAACGCTCCGGCTCGATCTCGATCTCCCGATCCGGCGAGGCCTGAAGGGCTGCGACCAGAGCCTCCCCCGTCGTCTGGCCCTTCAAACGGCGAAAGTCCTCGGCAGAGATGACGACGACCTCCTCCTGCCCGCGAACGGTGACATGCTGCGGCCCTTCGCTCCGGACGCGCCGAACGAGTTCGCCGAAACGCGCCCTGGCATCGGCCAGACGCCAAGAGCGCTCGGGCGTGGTCTCCGGGTCGGTCGAGTGGGTGCGTCCCGTCATACGGTTCAAAGTAGCAGGTCCGATCATCGCTTCAACGCGGCAGATCAAGGGATCGACGCGCCGTATCTCCGATCTCTGCGGAGCGACGTCACGGCGCGGTTGCCCGCGGCGGCGCAGACATCTACATCGGCCCTCCCCGCAACCGAGGCGCCCGATGGTTTCGCGAGCCCTCTCGGGCCGGCGTGGCGGCGGGGCCGGCAGTGACGGGGCGGTGCGGACCAGTTCTCTGCGCCGTTCCTGTGACGCTCAGTGGGCCGAGCGGCTGTCGGTGCGTCGGGAGCACGGGGAACAGGAACCGCGATCCCGGCGCATGGCCCACCTGTCGGTTTTCCGCCGGCCACGATCCGGCATGCGTCGGGACGGCCGCGGGGTTCCCGGGCTCCGGCGCGAGAACCGTTAACGATCTTTCTCAAGGGAAAGCGAACCGGTCGCGTGCAATCTTTTCGGACCTTATCGCTAAAAGGTTCCACCATGTCCCATTCCGGCAGAGCCCGCGCCGCCGCCCGCCAGTACCTGCCGGAATCGAAGCTGGAAGACCTCGCCAGCAGCCTGAG is from Methylorubrum populi and encodes:
- a CDS encoding acyl CoA:acetate/3-ketoacid CoA transferase; its protein translation is MKKNKVITAEEAIALIRENDVLTTTGFVQSCIPEALHAALEKRFVDTGSPRGLTLIMTAGAGDSKGLGTGRLHHDGLLSRVIAANFGRMPKVAQAAQANLIRGYNLPQGVISQLYRACAAGQPGLFSKVGLKTYVDPRHGGAKVNDLTTEDIVKLVEVDGEEWLFYTATKIDVAFIRATSADPSGNLSFEKEALTLDCLAQAMAARNNGGIVVAQVERIVDDGYLLPKDVRVPGILVDCVVVAEPEMHRMNYGVVYDAALAGEIRVPVTGIKRMPLNERKIIARRAAFELPPNGVVNLGVGAPEGISSVANEEKITPYITLTTEAGAVGGVLASGSSFGAATNADCIIDQNQMFDFYDGGGLDMTCLGMAECDGAGNVNTSKFGGKLNGCGGFINISQNARSVVFAGTFTAGGLEIAVQEGQVKIVTEGRARKFVTQVQQNTFSGPYAVERAQPVIYVTERCVFQLTKDGLELIEVAPGIDIERDILAHMDFAPVVRNPVTMDARIFRDGPMGLISDLLNLDLTSRVSLDAERNILFINLEGWYCRVKSDMDELRMTIVEACRKAGQRVNAVINHDGFRLNENLYDDYAGMIQYLQANYYATTTRYATSAFLRLKMEEALTKRGVAPHVFERKEEAQAFLGSTEDRRARKMISPAVASAA
- a CDS encoding IS4 family transposase; this translates as MARTALEHALPAGWIDEVFEQHRQRQYTRELLFSTVVRLTMLVALGLRSSLHAAAREAEDLTVSLPALYDKVNRTEPDLLRALVRGSATRLAPVMTAAGTGHPSLPGYALRVLDGNHLPGSDKRLKPLRAHRGAALPGQTLVVYDPDTGLAVDLVAAEDAYADERALARALLDAAAPGQVWVADRHFCVRTWLQGLVEAGSHFVVRRHGNHPRLGAQGDWQACGSCETGTLCEQSITLEGSGDAWRRIALSLTAPTTEGDRTIWLWSNLPASVSAAQIAQVYRRRWRIEGLFLQMERVLHSEAGRLGRPRAALLGFAAAVLAHNVLSLLSACIEQVHGPEPRVSVFHLSRQIGAGYEGLMVALGHGSVLTGQEDAASVAARLLALAERVDPGRIATSPRGPKRKVDKPYVAAATARKHVATARVLEKAKLMAKKTP
- a CDS encoding type II toxin-antitoxin system Phd/YefM family antitoxin; the encoded protein is MIGPATLNRMTGRTHSTDPETTPERSWRLADARARFGELVRRVRSEGPQHVTVRGQEEVVVISAEDFRRLKGQTTGEALVAALQASPDREIEIEPERFPMPVRDPIL
- a CDS encoding type II toxin-antitoxin system VapC family toxin, with amino-acid sequence MTGWLLDTNVLSELRRPRPNPRVTAFVSTQPLVSLHVSTVSLAEIRYGIERADDEAKRAALRNWLDARIRPMFAERILPVSEDVMLRWRMLVEEGRTVRHTFPQPDLIIAATALQHGLTLVTRDVDDFRRARVVVLNPWLEGTAVD
- a CDS encoding pyridoxal phosphate-dependent aminotransferase translates to MGFLADALSRVKPSATIAMTQKARELKASGVDVISLSVGEPDFDTPDHIKEAAIDAIRRGETKYPPVSGINPLREAIVRKFKRENGLDYKVSQTIVGTGGKHVIYNALLATLNPGDEVVIPRPYWVSYPEMVILCGGTPVFADTDMAHDFKLQPEDLERVVTPRTKWIILNSPSNPSGAAYTRDEMKKITDVLMRHPQVWVLTDDMYEHLTYGDFAFVTPAQVEPGLYERTLTMNGVSKAYAMTGWRIGYAAGPEPLIKAMDFVQGQQTSGASSISQWAAVAALDGTQAHLARFKAAFQERRDLVVSMLNQSNGLKCPVPEGAFYVYPSCAELIGKTTESGKTLASDEDFVTELLQAEGVAAVHGSAFGLGPNLRISYATSNKTLEEACRRIQRFCGSLR